One window from the genome of Crateriforma spongiae encodes:
- a CDS encoding MFS transporter, with protein MDFARGKLMLASFLTLVASGIGFATRTAAGGPWEREFNIGGGQFGAILGAGFLGFGLMIFFGGILVEKFGYKKLLMLAFVLHLVSAIMLFIANPLFDGWRESDPENATQNVFNVLFWSAFLFSICQGLYEAVINPLIAQLYPDNKTHYLNILHAGWPAGMIVGGLFAAGFIGEEAWFTELPWQWALASFAIVVIAYGIMVIPEKFPETVGESSSDFATVFSCFASIPFLVLIVLHALIGYMELGVDSWMTKLMENLLPNSVLILVYTSMLMFVLRFFAGPIVHKINPIGLLLGSSVIACLGLLWLGSPIQSVGMIFVAATFYSLGKAFLWPTMLGVAGERYPQSGSVAMGALGAAGMLCVGQIAGPRIGTQQGFSMSENLQQTAPETFERYAEPEAITAWGYEYQPLDAAKLNAANGAELGEDGKPVSTKALADAELIDPEEKKVLLANADTDFPAVQDSYLFGGRRALTLTSYVPATMAIGFLGLLIYYRSIGGYKAIKIDHEHEDAEVPVPHEATEDPLERPAPTEY; from the coding sequence GTGGATTTTGCACGTGGAAAATTGATGCTGGCCAGCTTTTTAACGCTGGTCGCATCGGGCATCGGGTTCGCCACCAGGACGGCGGCCGGTGGTCCTTGGGAACGCGAATTCAATATCGGGGGAGGTCAATTCGGCGCGATTCTTGGGGCAGGGTTCCTGGGATTCGGGTTGATGATTTTCTTTGGCGGCATCTTGGTCGAAAAGTTCGGCTACAAGAAATTGCTGATGCTGGCGTTCGTATTGCACTTGGTCAGTGCCATCATGCTGTTCATCGCCAACCCGCTGTTTGACGGATGGCGTGAATCGGATCCGGAGAACGCGACGCAGAACGTGTTCAACGTTTTGTTCTGGAGTGCGTTCCTGTTTTCCATTTGTCAGGGGTTGTATGAAGCAGTCATCAACCCGCTGATCGCCCAGTTGTATCCGGACAATAAAACACACTATTTGAATATCTTGCACGCCGGATGGCCCGCCGGGATGATCGTCGGCGGTCTGTTTGCGGCCGGGTTTATCGGCGAAGAAGCTTGGTTCACCGAATTGCCCTGGCAATGGGCCTTGGCCAGCTTTGCGATTGTCGTCATTGCTTACGGCATCATGGTGATCCCGGAAAAGTTCCCCGAGACGGTGGGCGAATCCAGCAGCGACTTTGCGACGGTTTTCTCGTGCTTCGCTTCGATTCCTTTCCTGGTGCTGATCGTCCTGCACGCGTTGATCGGCTACATGGAACTGGGCGTCGATTCGTGGATGACGAAGCTGATGGAGAATCTGTTGCCCAACTCGGTGCTGATTCTGGTTTACACGTCGATGTTGATGTTTGTGCTGCGGTTCTTTGCCGGCCCGATCGTCCACAAGATCAACCCGATCGGATTGCTGTTGGGCAGTTCGGTGATCGCGTGCTTGGGACTGTTGTGGTTGGGTTCGCCGATCCAAAGCGTCGGCATGATCTTTGTCGCCGCGACGTTCTATTCGCTGGGTAAGGCGTTCCTGTGGCCGACGATGTTGGGGGTCGCGGGCGAACGGTATCCGCAAAGTGGATCGGTCGCGATGGGGGCCCTCGGGGCGGCCGGGATGTTGTGCGTCGGCCAGATCGCCGGCCCGCGGATCGGGACGCAGCAAGGGTTTTCGATGAGCGAGAATCTGCAACAGACCGCTCCGGAAACGTTCGAGCGTTACGCCGAACCCGAAGCCATCACCGCCTGGGGTTACGAGTACCAGCCTTTGGACGCGGCAAAGTTGAACGCGGCCAATGGGGCGGAGCTGGGCGAAGACGGCAAGCCGGTTTCGACCAAGGCGTTGGCCGACGCTGAACTGATCGATCCGGAAGAAAAGAAAGTCTTGTTGGCCAACGCCGACACGGATTTCCCGGCCGTCCAGGATTCGTATCTGTTCGGCGGCCGTCGTGCGTTGACGCTGACGTCCTATGTGCCGGCGACGATGGCGATCGGGTTCTTGGGACTGCTGATCTATTACCGATCGATCGGCGGTTACAAGGCGATCAAGATCGATCATGAGCATGAGGATGCGGAGGTCCCGGTGCCTCACGAGGCGACCGAGGATCCGCTGGAACGCCCGGCACCGACCGAGTATTAG
- a CDS encoding glutathione peroxidase, whose translation MRLFLSCLVATALMTTSARADKAESDEHECALNFEVKNIEGESVDLENYEGNVVLIVNVASKCGLTPQYENLQAMYEKYKDQGFVILGFPCNQFAGQEPWEESKILEFCTGEYNVSFPMFSKLEVNGDDAAPLYKFLTSQDVKPKGAGKVSWNFEKFLIDREGNLVNRFEPRTKPDDKIVVKAVEAELAKK comes from the coding sequence ATGCGTTTGTTCCTGTCCTGCCTGGTTGCGACCGCCCTAATGACCACCTCCGCCCGCGCCGACAAGGCCGAATCAGACGAGCACGAATGTGCGTTGAACTTCGAAGTCAAAAACATCGAAGGCGAATCGGTCGATTTGGAAAACTACGAAGGCAACGTCGTGCTGATCGTCAACGTCGCCAGCAAGTGTGGCTTGACCCCGCAGTACGAAAACCTGCAAGCGATGTACGAGAAATACAAGGATCAAGGATTTGTGATCCTAGGATTCCCGTGCAACCAATTCGCCGGCCAAGAGCCGTGGGAAGAATCGAAGATCCTGGAATTCTGCACCGGCGAATACAACGTCAGCTTCCCGATGTTCAGCAAGCTGGAAGTCAACGGTGACGACGCCGCTCCGTTGTACAAATTCCTGACCAGCCAAGACGTCAAGCCGAAGGGAGCCGGCAAGGTTTCTTGGAACTTTGAAAAGTTCTTGATCGACCGCGAAGGCAACTTGGTCAACCGCTTCGAGCCTCGTACCAAGCCCGATGACAAAATCGTCGTGAAAGCCGTCGAAGCCGAATTGGCCAAGAAGTAA
- a CDS encoding cyclic nucleotide-binding domain-containing protein has translation MESSPSIAVTRPKRWDEPMDPSMSDSDVAWLRSRQPFASLDPSRFPRSTPLEGVLKNDCRLRRYQAGELIVREGDYGNSAFLVLAGQTRLMIDSLRQEQMGRETPPQKTWAGALAEYLFPSRYPESRSIAAVRPTKDGKSSVHHNDDHTALFLQDVDAVLSENQSVRLGPGELFGEVAAMYRSPRTATVLAETESALLEIRWQGLKLLRNDPGFAEQLDQHYRSQWLPLHLREVPLLRHLPDDRMIKVVAATQLRSFGRLAWNTEYRKSRKLSPKQQIESEPLVIQQGGLPTDLIIVRAGFGRLCQPHGDGFRTTAYLGKGQVFALEELAYNATRPETSPPRPIQNQLRAVGFLDTLNIPAEVFATEILPFVRRSELPADVGRQMLRDDDTGVSGAANQSQDRRRQPRRDSEPSTRLPVVTDHRAQRLDSTSMLEFVVQERLNNGRQAMVIDLDRCTRCDDCVKACAATHDGNPRFARTGLRHDQFQFVNACMHCTDPVCMIGCPTGAILRDEATGVIQIHEPICVGCKTCANACPYDAIEMVEIVDRAGRPYLDQQNEKPIGKAVKCDLCISQPGGPACVSACPHDALVRIDLSETSELQTLMRERRE, from the coding sequence ATGGAATCTTCGCCCTCGATCGCAGTGACTCGGCCCAAACGATGGGACGAGCCGATGGATCCGTCGATGAGCGACAGCGACGTCGCTTGGCTGCGGTCGCGCCAGCCGTTTGCGTCGCTGGATCCGTCCAGATTCCCGCGATCCACGCCGTTGGAAGGCGTGTTGAAAAACGATTGCAGGTTGCGACGTTATCAGGCCGGCGAATTGATTGTCCGCGAAGGCGACTATGGCAACAGTGCCTTTCTGGTGCTGGCCGGCCAGACGCGGTTGATGATCGATTCGCTGCGGCAAGAACAAATGGGCCGTGAAACACCGCCCCAAAAGACGTGGGCCGGAGCGTTGGCGGAATACCTGTTTCCCAGCCGCTATCCCGAATCTCGCTCGATCGCGGCAGTGCGTCCGACCAAGGACGGAAAGTCCAGTGTCCATCACAACGACGATCACACGGCACTGTTTCTGCAAGACGTCGATGCTGTGCTGTCGGAAAACCAATCGGTGCGATTGGGGCCGGGGGAACTGTTCGGCGAAGTTGCGGCGATGTATCGGTCGCCACGGACGGCCACGGTGTTGGCGGAAACGGAGTCGGCGCTGCTGGAGATCCGTTGGCAAGGTCTGAAGCTATTGCGAAACGACCCGGGGTTTGCCGAACAGTTGGACCAGCATTACCGCAGCCAGTGGCTGCCCCTGCATTTGCGTGAAGTCCCCCTGCTGCGGCATTTGCCCGATGATCGCATGATCAAGGTGGTGGCGGCGACTCAATTGCGATCGTTCGGGCGTCTGGCTTGGAACACCGAATATCGCAAGTCGCGAAAGCTGTCGCCAAAACAACAGATTGAATCGGAGCCGTTGGTGATCCAGCAGGGCGGTTTGCCGACGGACCTGATCATCGTCCGCGCCGGATTCGGACGTCTGTGTCAGCCGCACGGCGACGGATTTCGCACGACGGCATACCTTGGCAAAGGACAGGTCTTTGCACTGGAGGAACTGGCCTACAACGCGACTCGGCCCGAAACTTCACCACCACGACCGATCCAGAATCAATTGCGGGCGGTCGGGTTTCTGGACACGCTGAACATTCCCGCGGAAGTCTTCGCGACGGAGATTCTGCCTTTCGTGCGGCGCAGCGAACTGCCCGCCGACGTCGGGCGACAGATGTTGCGTGATGACGATACCGGAGTATCCGGGGCCGCCAACCAATCCCAGGATCGGCGTCGACAGCCGCGCCGGGATAGCGAACCGTCGACTCGTTTGCCCGTCGTGACGGATCATCGTGCCCAGCGTTTGGATTCGACGTCGATGCTGGAGTTCGTCGTTCAAGAACGATTGAACAATGGTCGCCAGGCGATGGTGATCGATCTGGATCGGTGCACCCGCTGTGATGATTGCGTGAAAGCGTGTGCGGCGACACACGACGGAAACCCACGTTTCGCACGTACGGGTTTGCGGCACGACCAATTCCAGTTCGTCAACGCGTGCATGCACTGTACCGATCCAGTCTGCATGATCGGGTGTCCAACCGGCGCGATCCTGCGCGACGAAGCGACGGGGGTGATTCAGATTCACGAACCGATCTGTGTCGGTTGCAAGACCTGTGCCAACGCGTGCCCCTACGACGCGATCGAGATGGTGGAGATTGTTGATCGCGCTGGGCGGCCGTACCTGGATCAACAAAACGAAAAGCCCATCGGGAAAGCGGTCAAATGCGATCTGTGCATTTCGCAGCCCGGTGGCCCGGCCTGTGTCTCGGCTTGTCCGCATGATGCATTGGTGCGAATCGATCTGAGCGAAACGAGTGAACTGCAGACCTTGATGCGGGAGCGGCGTGAATGA